A stretch of the Musa acuminata AAA Group cultivar baxijiao chromosome BXJ2-7, Cavendish_Baxijiao_AAA, whole genome shotgun sequence genome encodes the following:
- the LOC135587036 gene encoding plastidic ATP/ADP-transporter-like isoform X2, with translation MERVIVTEGLRPLLSNPQARLFHPVHAIRSRLSAAVCLPSLGLGARPPTSSFYGFSSENKKPSFPGWGTADEHERRLLHPRLCRKQRKAPFFRAGAAISAGGDGVIDDKENPKFLGVELVTLKKIIPLGMMFFYIIFNYTFLRDTKDVLVVTANGSGAEIIPFLKTWVNLPRAVGFMLLYTKLANVLSKEALFYTVIVPFIAFRFVLYPLISVIHPTALADKLPAALGPSFLGPVAILRSWSFCLFYAMAELWGRVVNWVLFWEFANQCQPGQHH, from the exons ATGGAGAGGGTTATCGTCACAGAGGGCCTTCGTCCACTCCTTTCTAATCCCCAAGCCCGGCTCTTCCACCCCGTCCACGCTATCAGAAGCCGCCTATCCGCCGCCGTCTGTCTCCCTTCCCTTGGCCTCGGAGCTCGACCCCCGACCTCCTCCTTCTACGGCTTCAGCTCCGAGAATAAGAAGCCATCGTTTCCGGGTTGGGGGACTGCCGATGAGCACGAAAGGCGGCTCCTTCACCCACGGCTCTGCAGAAAACAGAGGAAAGCTCCGTTTTTTAGAGCTGGCGCGGCGATCTCGGCTGGCGGAGACGGCGTTATCGACGATAAAGAGAACCCCAAGTTCTTAGGCGTCGAGTTAGTGACGCTTAAGAAGATAATTCCCCTCGGGATGATGTTCTTCTACATTATCTTCAACTACACGTTCCTGCGCGACACCAAGGACGTCCTGGTGGTGACGGCCAACGGGAGCGGCGCGGAGATCATACCCTTCCTGAAGACGTGGGTGAACCTGCCCAGGGCGGTGGGCTTCATGCTGCTGTACACCAAGCTCGCCAACGTGCTGTCAAAGGAGGCTCTTTTCTACACGGTTATCGTCCCTTTCATTGCCTTCAGGTTCGTCTTGTATCCCCTCATCAGCGTCATCCACCCCACAGCGCTCGCGGATAAGCTTCCGGCGGCGCTCGGCCCGAGCTTCCTCGGCCCCGTTGCTATCTTGAGGAGTTGGAGCTTCTGCCTTTTCTATGCGATGGCAGAGCTCTGGGGTAGAGTTGTCAATTGGGTTCTCTTCTGGGAGTTTGCCAATCAG TGCCAACCAGGTCAACATCATTGA
- the LOC135587036 gene encoding plastidic ATP/ADP-transporter-like isoform X1 translates to MERVIVTEGLRPLLSNPQARLFHPVHAIRSRLSAAVCLPSLGLGARPPTSSFYGFSSENKKPSFPGWGTADEHERRLLHPRLCRKQRKAPFFRAGAAISAGGDGVIDDKENPKFLGVELVTLKKIIPLGMMFFYIIFNYTFLRDTKDVLVVTANGSGAEIIPFLKTWVNLPRAVGFMLLYTKLANVLSKEALFYTVIVPFIAFRFVLYPLISVIHPTALADKLPAALGPSFLGPVAILRSWSFCLFYAMAELWGRVVNWVLFWEFANQDGICLMCLSSCTKPSQVM, encoded by the exons ATGGAGAGGGTTATCGTCACAGAGGGCCTTCGTCCACTCCTTTCTAATCCCCAAGCCCGGCTCTTCCACCCCGTCCACGCTATCAGAAGCCGCCTATCCGCCGCCGTCTGTCTCCCTTCCCTTGGCCTCGGAGCTCGACCCCCGACCTCCTCCTTCTACGGCTTCAGCTCCGAGAATAAGAAGCCATCGTTTCCGGGTTGGGGGACTGCCGATGAGCACGAAAGGCGGCTCCTTCACCCACGGCTCTGCAGAAAACAGAGGAAAGCTCCGTTTTTTAGAGCTGGCGCGGCGATCTCGGCTGGCGGAGACGGCGTTATCGACGATAAAGAGAACCCCAAGTTCTTAGGCGTCGAGTTAGTGACGCTTAAGAAGATAATTCCCCTCGGGATGATGTTCTTCTACATTATCTTCAACTACACGTTCCTGCGCGACACCAAGGACGTCCTGGTGGTGACGGCCAACGGGAGCGGCGCGGAGATCATACCCTTCCTGAAGACGTGGGTGAACCTGCCCAGGGCGGTGGGCTTCATGCTGCTGTACACCAAGCTCGCCAACGTGCTGTCAAAGGAGGCTCTTTTCTACACGGTTATCGTCCCTTTCATTGCCTTCAGGTTCGTCTTGTATCCCCTCATCAGCGTCATCCACCCCACAGCGCTCGCGGATAAGCTTCCGGCGGCGCTCGGCCCGAGCTTCCTCGGCCCCGTTGCTATCTTGAGGAGTTGGAGCTTCTGCCTTTTCTATGCGATGGCAGAGCTCTGGGGTAGAGTTGTCAATTGGGTTCTCTTCTGGGAGTTTGCCAATCAG GATGGCATCTGCTTGATGTGTTTGTCTTCTTGCACTAAACCATCTCAAGTGATGTGA